The stretch of DNA AAGCGCACAACGTAAGGCCTAGCTTTTGAAGGCTCAGCCGCCCAAGAGACTCATGCGTTACAAGGAAATTACTATTGTTTAGTAATATATATGTTTAATATACACATAATTATTTTTATAATATTCGAGAATTTTATGTTCATATTTTTAACGAGCTTAACAAGCTTAACGAGCCAGCTCGCGAGTTATACGAGTCGAGCCAATCTTGAATTTGAGCTTGTTATAATAACGAGTCGAATCGAGTTAGCTCGTTAACGAAACGAGCTGGCTCGACTCGGCTCGAATTCCAGCCCTACTTGTGTATTAGAAGCAGTCATTTTTTAAGGAATTTACCATTCACCCAGGTGTAGGGTGCATTTGCACCCAGGAGCAGAATCACATTTTCACTAAACTATCTAAAGTTATGCATCAAACTAGATTATTTTGGAGAGTCCCTCCACATTATGATAAAGTAAGTATAGATGACCTTCATCCTATAACAGACAAGACCTTGAAAGTATATTTCTGGTTGGAGAGGGAAAATTGAATTACCAAGGAAGAAGAGCTGTTCTCATGGAAGCGCGAACAGCCCGCATTCCTATTTATCTTATCTCTTTCTTCCAATTCTCTAAGTGGGCCTTGGACCTTGGACCTGATTAATACACAAATGACccattgcttgtggaatgattttttTTTGGCGGCTGATTTGTGAAATGATTTTGAGGGGCATACGAAATGTCATCTTTTTTAGGGATGTCTCTAGATTTTATTCAATCAAAACATGATTCAGCATCTTAGGGTAGATTATGTGCTTTGCAATTCATAAAAGTATATAtgtattttgaaaaaaaaagtaaAAGGGAAAAAGAATAAAAGTacagaaaaaacaaaaaagtaAATAAACGTAATACATACAGAAAAAACAGAAACCCAATAAATACAAAACATGAAAAAGGAAACCGAAAAAATAAACATGAACCTTCCATACGGTTCTGAAAAGGCCAATGCTAGGTGCCGGCGCGCCGGCCCAACTTTCGGTCGGCCGGCCCCTAGCCATTCGATATGGCCTCTCCTAGTCGTCCGATGTGGACCTCTCCACCCTCGACTGTCTTCTTCCTCTGGTCAACGCAGCGCTTTATCCTCCCGCAACCAATCTTCTTCCCGTGTGCGCTCCCTGCTCCCTGACGCTGCTCGCAACACCCCCACCCCCTTGCCAAAAAACTGACTGGCCCCCTTACCCGCGGCCTCGCTTTGAACCAATTCCTCGCCATGGTCGCAACCCCTCGCCGTCACGGTTGCAGCACCCGTATCTCGCCGCTGGCAAGTCTCGCCTCGCACGCCACCGAGCTCATGGCGCCCATGGCAGCTGGTTCCAACATCTGGTGTTGCCGGTTCTACCATCTCCGGGAGGCGGTTCCAGCTTTCGACGCCTCGGCCATAGCTTCATTTAGGGCCGCATGTAGCAAAACGCGACACCTGTTGTAGCTTTTTGCTATACGGTTGCAGCAAAAATGCAACGCCGCCCGTCGTCACCCAAGAACTGCTCCGTCGATGTAGCAAAGCAATCCATCGGTTCCACCTTTTGCCACTGCTGGTTCCAGCAAAAACAATCTATAGTTCCAACATCTGCCTCGTCGGTTGTAGCAACCACCGCCGCCATCCCAGCACCCATGGCCGGTTCCAGCAAAATAATGTCGCCGTTTCCAGCATCTCCTGGTGCCTGATGTAGCACCATGGCGTCTGGACGCATCTTCTCCAGCACCGATGGGCCGTCCCCGTGTCGCCGGTCGAGGTCGTTGCAGCTCCGGCCATGTCGCCGGTCGAGGTCGTTGCAGCTCCACAGTGTCGCCGGTTGGGGCCATTCCAGCTCCGACGACCCACGGTTGTAGCATCCGCCACCGTCGTTACAGCATCCCGTCAACGCCGGTCTCCAGCACCTGCAGCACCGTGGCCCGTCGATGGGTGCCGTCGTTGCCACGGCTTGGATTTTTTTACCTCAAAAAGACCTCTTTATTCAATAGATAATAATGTTACATCGTTCACCATGAGAGGTACAATAGAGGGGGGAGGATCATCCAACCAGACCCTACTGACCTGAAACTTAGCTAACTGGGCTAGCAACCTACCTTGTTGTCGAACCACCTTGGCGCACCTTTGTACCCGGCTATCGCCACACCTAGGAGACATTTTGTTGTGTTCATATTGTTAAACCATTAGAATGCTGTAAATTGTTAGATAAATATTAAAAATATACATAACTAGAGCAATATATTAAATTTATTTAAAAAATGGCATGACCTTCACTAACAGTGAATCAAATGGGTGCCAGAAAAATGACGAATCAACATTTCGCCAAAACATTGACGCTCGTGTATATTTTCCTGAAAAAAGGAACCACACAGTGCAATACACATATCACAATTTTTCCTTGGCTTTATGGTTGTTACCACATGCATGGCATACACATATAATCATTCATACATACATGAAGAAATTGAAAACAATGTGGAGTCTTTTCATAGGATGATGTGACTCATATCCATGCTTCAAGATTTGTGCTACGAATCGGACGACAACCAACGCGTTCGCGCTCATAGTGTTTGTTTAAATTATGGACCCGATAAATCCCaaacgttcggattttaagcatgtCATCATGAACGTTTTTTTCATGACAACTTTAGTTGACGCGAGGTGGCAACTTTGTCTCAGTTTGCTTTTTGTCAGAAAACTGTCATGTTTGCCTACCTCCCGTGAACTAAAGTTGCCATGAAAAACGTTTAGGTTGCCATGCTTAAAATTTAAATGTTCAGGATTTATCATTTCCGTAAATTATTGGGTGGCAAAAGAAACCCCACCAAAACAGACTATTATGGAGTATAATTTTTAAACTCTCGTCGAAATAAAGTACACGGTGACGATGGATGGTAAATGACATGCATCGCTAGCCACAGTTTGAAGTTCAAGAAATTTTGAAGTTTGAGTTTGCACGATGTCATTGTCATCGCTCCGTCAGACATGGCACATCACATTATTGGCGTTCTAGGGAGTAGCTAGCTCGTTGATCCTCGGACGAGGTCGACGACCCGTGCGAGATTCCGGCGCGACGACGACCCGCCGTCTGCGACGGCGCCGCGAGCAACGTCCCTCAGCGCGAGCGCCCTGGCCTTGATCTCCGCGTCGCCCAGCAGCTCCTCCACCTTGCCCCGTATCGCCTCTCTTCCCACGAGCGTCCCCGTCGTCTCGCCGGCGGCCACCTGCAGCCCCGTCCGCCACACGTCGCAGATGTAGCCCCGGTCGAGGAACTGGTCCGTGAAGTAGGGCCAGCACAGGAACGGCAGGCCGTTGACCAGCCCTTCCAGCGTCGAGTTCCACCCGCAGTGCGACAGGAAGCACGCCGTGGACGCGTGCGCCAGCACCAGCTGCTGCGGGCACCAGCCCACCACGCGGCCGCGCGgcccggcgcggcggcggaggtcCTCGACCCACTCCTCGCTCGCCGAGTCCGGCCTCACCGCCCACAGGAAGGGCCGGGAGGTCAGCGCCAGCGCCTCCGCCAGCTCCACGAGCTGCGCCCGGTCGAAGATGGCGAAGCTGCCGAACGCCACGTACACGACGGAGCCGGCCGGCTGCGCGTCGAGCCACGCCGCGCAGGTGGCGTCCTCGGCCCAGAAGCTGGCGACCGGCTTGTCGGAGAGGAGCGGGCCCACGGTGAGGACGTCGGGGAAGAGCGCCATGGCTCCCGGCTCGAGCTCTTGGACGGAGTTGGTGACGACCGCCTCGGCGAGGCGGGTGGCCGCGTTGTTCCGGAGGATGAAGTCCAATATGAACGGCTGGCCCTCGGGGCCGCCGGCGCGGTTCCACGAGAGCTCCGTGGTGTCCATGGGCGGCATCCCCGGAGCCAGCCGAAACGTGCCGCGCTGCTTCGGCAGGCCTTTCTCGTCCACCACCCCGTCCCTTATCAGCTCGGGGATGCGGATCCTCGTGGCGAACATGGCCACCGACAGCGGGTTGAAGGCGGCGACCCGGAGGCCGAGCCTCTTGGCCACGGGAAACACCCACGCCATGCTCGCGTCGGCGATGATCCACGTCAGCTTGCAGTTGCATGCACCGGCCGATTCGGACAGCCTTGCGATCAGCTTCTCCAGCTCGCCGGGCATGACCTCCGAGAAGGACTTGGCGAGCCGCGCGAGGTCCTTCCTGTCCTCGCCGTCGGCCAGCCCGTCCGGTATGCAGACCATGTCGACCCCTCCGAGGCTGGTAATTCCGTCTTGAGAGTCGGGCTTGGAGACGTGGAGGGAGGCAAGGATGAGGTGGTGGTTGTGCTGGGTGTTGACGAAGGTGACCTTGATGCCGTGCTCCACAAGGCTGTGGGACAGCTCCATGAGAGGGATGACATGGCCTTGCGCGGGGAAGGGCAAGGCCAGCACATGGGGCGCGGGTGCGGCCATGGCGGGCGATCGAGCCGGCGCTCGAAATTAAACTGGATGTGGAGAAGAGTGGTGACTAATTGGGAAGGGTTGTCGATCAGCTGCTTGCTTTGTGCACAATACTTGTACAATTACTGGGAACCCTGTCTTCATCTGGACATGTTTGACGAATAGTCTGATGCGTGAACTCGATCGGCATCTTTGGATTATGGACGTTTGTGGGTCAGCCACGCTATGCAGGCGGCATCTTTGGAAAGGCTTAACGTAAGTACGAACCGCGGCGAGGTTGTATGTGTATGGATTAGCGCCTAGGGGGAGACAGCTGCAGACAGTGAGATGTTTGATCcacttgtttgtttgtttttttgaCAAGAAAGAGAGCATCATCTCCAATTTTATTTAACTGATTAATTGAAACCACAGTCTTAGAGCATCTGCAATAAATGATGTAGATGCAAAACTAACTAACTTTTGCATCTTGGAGGCTCAAAAACCATCTTCAATAGATGATGCAGATGCAAAAAAGTTACATCTCTTAACCTGAAAGATGTAGAATACAACATCTGCATCTCCACCTACAGGAGATGTAAAATCGACGGCCGCCCGCCAACCACCCAACTACCTCCATTTTCCTTCCCCTCCTTCTCTTCCCGCCCACCGCACAGCCGCTGCCGCCCTGATTCGCCCACaacaccgccgccgccccccgccTGCGCCAGATCCGGTCATGCGCCACCCCCGCCGCCCCTCCGTCGCTCCTCCGccaccgcaacatgatgggtgaccggtggagagttaatctccctttgatcgggtttaagcccaatccgatcatagtccgtagcgactcccaaggcggcgatgtgatccaagagctcgtttagggaagagagctccattggatccatctgctcggcgaattccgagccggcgtggaggctgttttcgatgacccgagaagtcatcgtcggtgcagcagccgaacaggcggtcatgatgaaactgcctagccggagagtttggctgACAGCCAGGGCCCTGATGTATACTACACagccttcttcttatagacgttgttgggcctccaagtgcagaggtttgtaggacagtagcaaatttccctcaagtggatgacctaaggtttatcaatccgtaggaggcgtaggatgaagatggtctctctcaagcaaccctgcaaccaaataacaaagagtctcttgtgtccccaacacacccaatacaatggtaaattgtataggtgcactagttcggcgaagagatggtgatacaagtggtatatggatggtagataaaggtatttgtaatctgaaattataaaaacagcaaggtaactaatgataaaagtgagcataaacggtattgcaatgctaggaaacaaggcctagggttcatactttcactagtgcaagtcctcacaacaataataacataattggatcatataactatccctcaacatgcaacaaagagtcactccaaagtcactaatagcgaagaacaaacgaagagattatggtagggtacaaaaccacctcaaagttattctttccaatcaatccgttgggctattcctataagtgtcacaaacagccctagagtttgtactagaataacaccttaagacacaaatcaaccaaaaccctaatatcacctagatactccaatgtcacctcaagtatccgtgggcatgattatacgatatgcatcacacaatctcagattcatctattcaaccaacacaaaggacctcaaagagtgccccaaagttctaccgaagaatcatgaagaaaacgtgtgccaacccctatgcataggttcatgggcggaacccacaagttgatcaccaaaatatacatcaagtgaatcacgtgatatcccattgtcaccacagatatccacggcaagacatacatcaagtgttctcaaatctttaaagactcaatctgataagattacttcgagggggaaactcaattcattacaagagagaagagggggaggagaaacataagatccaactataatagcaaagctcacgatacatcaagatcgtatcacctcaagaacacaagagagagagagagatcaaacacatagctactgttacataccctcagccccgagggagaactactccctcctcgtcatggagagcaccgggatgatgaagatggccaccgaagagggattccacctccggcagggtgccggaacgggtctagattggctttcggtggctacggaggcttctggcggcgtaactcccgatctattgtgctcccggatgtttttagggtgtatggagatatataggcggaagaagtacgtcaggggggccacgaggggctcacgagggtggagggcgcgcccagggggagtgggcacgccccctgcctcgtgacctcctcgcagatcccccgacatgcactccaagtcttctgggcttctttccttccaaaaatgagttccgtgaagtttcaggtcaattggactccatttggttttccttttcttcgaaaccctaaaacagggtaaaaacagaaactgacactgggctctaggttaataggttagtcccaaaaatgatataaaagtgtataataaagcccataaacattcaaaacagtagataatatagcatggagcaatcaaaaattataaatatgttgcagacgtatcagcatccccaagcttaattcctgctcgtcctcgagtaggtaaatgataaaaacagaatttttgatgcggagtgctacttggtataatttcaatgtaattcttcttaattgtggcatgaatattcagatccataagattcaagacaaaagttcataatgacatagaaataataatacttcaagcatactaactaagcaattatgtcctctcaaaataacatggccaaagaaagttcatccctacaaaatcatatagtttagtcatgtttcattttcgtcacacaagaatgctctcatcatgcacaaccacgatgacaagccaagcaattgtttcatactttagtaatctcaaactcataaactttcacgcaatacatgagcgcaagccatggatatagcactatgggtggaatagaataatgagggggttacgtggagaggacaaaaaggagaaagtctcacatcaacgaggctaatcaatgggctatggagatgcccaccgattgatgttaatgcaaggaatagggattgccatgcaacggatgcactagagctataaatgtatgaaagctcaacaaaagaaactaatgggtgtgcatacaacttgcttgctctcgaagacctagggcacttgaggaggcccattgttggaatatacaagccaaggtctataatgaaaaattcccactagtatatgaaagtgataacatgagagactctctactatgaagatcatggtgctactttgaagcacaagtgtgataaaaggatcgtaacattgtcccttctctctttttctctcatttttttggccttttctttttttatggcatttctctttttttggccttctctttttatggcctttctcttttttttttccttacttgggacaatgctctaataatgatgatcatcacacttctatttatttacaactcaatgattacaactcgatactagaacaaagatgactctatatgaatgcctacggcggtgtaccgggatatgcaatgaatcaagagtgacatgtatgaaagaattatgaacggtg from Triticum urartu cultivar G1812 chromosome 3, Tu2.1, whole genome shotgun sequence encodes:
- the LOC125547772 gene encoding UDP-glycosyltransferase 83A1-like, whose protein sequence is MAAPAPHVLALPFPAQGHVIPLMELSHSLVEHGIKVTFVNTQHNHHLILASLHVSKPDSQDGITSLGGVDMVCIPDGLADGEDRKDLARLAKSFSEVMPGELEKLIARLSESAGACNCKLTWIIADASMAWVFPVAKRLGLRVAAFNPLSVAMFATRIRIPELIRDGVVDEKGLPKQRGTFRLAPGMPPMDTTELSWNRAGGPEGQPFILDFILRNNAATRLAEAVVTNSVQELEPGAMALFPDVLTVGPLLSDKPVASFWAEDATCAAWLDAQPAGSVVYVAFGSFAIFDRAQLVELAEALALTSRPFLWAVRPDSASEEWVEDLRRRAGPRGRVVGWCPQQLVLAHASTACFLSHCGWNSTLEGLVNGLPFLCWPYFTDQFLDRGYICDVWRTGLQVAAGETTGTLVGREAIRGKVEELLGDAEIKARALALRDVARGAVADGGSSSRRNLARVVDLVRGSTS